In the Euphorbia lathyris chromosome 5, ddEupLath1.1, whole genome shotgun sequence genome, one interval contains:
- the LOC136228859 gene encoding uncharacterized protein gives MDFSGNELKGRIPISISILENLERLNLSSNALTGERDSKQQPDLDLSFRVEEPTGKIPSAKITKNSEESVKSTSSFAFQVLEDERQKLGMRKIAHQFKMKYNNLYLTLIQKEAGKAGLIASVAVLVSRYYAVIISRVAADLPVCVIVLPICRHHVHVIVIVLGAAASLTISIRR, from the exons ATGGATTTTTCCGGTAATGAGCTTAAAGGAAGAATACCCATATCTATTTCAATCCTTGAAAACCTTGAAAGGCTCAATCTTTCCTCCAATGCTCTTACTGGTGAAAGGGATTCAAAACAGCAACCAGATCTTGATCTATCATTCAGAGTTGAAGAGCCAACTGGTAAAATTCCATCAGCAAAAATTACCAAAAATTCAGAAGAAAGTGTAAAAAGCACGAGTTCTTTTGCATTTCAAGT ATTGGAAGATGAGAGACAAAAGCTAGGGATGCGAAAGATAGCTCATCAATTCAAAATGAAATACAACAACCTTTACCTGACCCTGATCCAAAAGGAAGCTGGAAAAGCTGGTTTGATTGCCTCGGTTGCTGTTCTTGTTTCTCGATATTATGCTGTAATTATAAGTCGTGTTGCGGCGGATCTTCCTGTCTGTGTAATTGTTCTTCCTATTTGCCGTCATCATGTACATGTAATTGTAATTGTTCTTGGTGCCGCTGCTTCATTGACTATATCAATTAGGAGATGA
- the LOC136229751 gene encoding ubiquitin carboxyl-terminal hydrolase 27 isoform X1, translating to MKIEVDKSINTILCNLKHGGKWVSASGFHISVAGVIGVAGFVLALIKDRNFGNLTRLSCFSSKQYRFEKRYLVPGLQNHGNNCFLNVILQALASCSYFQPFLQNVIKERELSTNEEWTESLQLTVALDALLEELSAFGERRNVVSPRKVMLAMADSIQNFSLTSQQDAEEAFLHLLSSLREEFSDSYTPNQSSLADAFSSSNFRVLAPKRMEFMNEQERWQQWFLGPFNGVLSSRLTCQTCSSQISLNFQFFHSLPLLPVLENSGTIMVGCTLEDCLKRFVSADQVENYNCSNCWHIAAIKFLSLQGAKETEIETLRTCSMQDSCTCHSLPHLERLPWSNNFVCTLKQLTVARCPKILCIHLQRASINHFGEPVKLQGHVRFPLILNMLPFTLEKLQCQSQKPSSSFDYFNVQSDTRMLKSIYGQSTYSMVLAANKRNIEHMETILGKSSLCDFIGYSDALHTDVRLEANDEGPSEPLLYSLVSVVEHFGRVGGGHYTVYRSVRSESLKECNGENLKPSLSSQWFCISDSNVNSVSEEDVLGAEASLLFYERIV from the exons ATGAAAATCGAAGTAGATAAATCAATAAACACAATACTCTGCAATCTCAAGCACGGTGGGAAGTGGGTTTCGGCTTCTGGGTTTCACATATCGGTAGCTGGTGTTATCGGGGTTGCTGGTTTTGTTTTGGCTTTAATAAAAGATCGTAACTTTGGGAATCTAACTCGCTTATCTTGTTTCTCCTCTAAACAATATCGTTTCGAGAAGCGTTACTTAGTTCCTGGTTTGCAAAATCATGGTAATAATTGCTTTTTAAATGTCATTTTACAG GCTCTGGCTAGCTGTTCATATTTCCAACCTTTTCTTCAAAATGTTATAAAGGAACGTGAATTATCAACCAATGAAGAGTGGACTGAAAGTTTGCAGCTTACAGTTGCTTTGGATGCTTTATTAGAAG AGTTATCTGCATTTGGTGAAAGGAGAAATGTAGTGAGTCCACGGAAAGTGATGCTTGCAATGGCTGATTCTATTCAAAATTTCAGTTTAACTAGTCAACAG GATGCTGAAGAAGCATTTCTTCATCTATTATCATCTTTAAGAGAGGAGTTTTCAGATTCTTATACTCCAAATCAGAGTTCTCTAGCAGATGCTTTTTCTTCTTCCAATTTTAGGGTTCTTGCTCCAAAGAGGATGGAATTCATGAATGAACAAGAAAGGTGGCAGCAATGGTTCCTAGGACCATTTAATGGGGTTCTTAGTAGCAGGTTAACTTGCCAAACTTGTTCATCTCAG ATTTCATTGAATTTCCAATTCTTTCACAGTTTGCCACTTTTGCCGGTGCTTGAAAATAGCGGTACAATT ATGGTGGGATGCACTCTGGAGGATTGTTTGAAGCGGTTCGTTAGTGCTGATCAAGTTGAGAATTATAACTGCAGCAACTGTTGGCACATTGCTGCAATAAAGTTTTTATCCTTACAAGGAGCAAAAGAG ACAGAGATTGAAACACTTAGAACGTGTTCTATGCAAGATTCTTGTACCTGCCATAGTCTTCCTCATCTGGAACGTCTGCCATGGTCAAATAATTTTGTATGCACCCTAAAACAGCTAACTGTTGCTCGCTGTCCAAAG ATCTTATGCATTCATTTACAACGTGCTTCAATAAATCATTTTGGAGAACCAGTCAAACTTCAG GGTCATGTCAGATTTCCCTTGATTTTAAACATGCTTCCATTCACATTGGAAAAGCTGCAATGTCAAAGTCAAAAGCCAAGCTCTTCATTCGACTATTTTAATGTCCAATCTGACACAAGAATGCTGAAGTCTATCTATGGGCAGAGTACTTACTCAATGGTCTTAGCAGCAAACAAGAGGAATATTGAACATATGGAAACCATCCTTGGAAAATCCAGTTTGTGCGATTTTATAGGATATTCGGATGCCCTGCACACAGATGTGAGGTTGGAAGCTAATGATGAG GGTCCTTCGGAACCTCTGTTATACAGTCTTGTTTCAGTTGTGGAGCACTTTGGAAGGGTGGGAGGTGGGCATTACACTGTTTACAGAAGTGTGAGATCTGAATCACTCAAGGAATGTAATGGTGAAAATCTGAAGCCGTCCCTCAGTTCCCAGTGGTTTTGTATATCGGACTCGAACGTAAACAGTGTGTCAGAGGAGGATGTTCTTGGTGCAGAAGCTAGCTTGCTCTTCTATGAGCGAATAGTATAG
- the LOC136229751 gene encoding ubiquitin carboxyl-terminal hydrolase 27 isoform X2, protein MALASCSYFQPFLQNVIKERELSTNEEWTESLQLTVALDALLEELSAFGERRNVVSPRKVMLAMADSIQNFSLTSQQDAEEAFLHLLSSLREEFSDSYTPNQSSLADAFSSSNFRVLAPKRMEFMNEQERWQQWFLGPFNGVLSSRLTCQTCSSQISLNFQFFHSLPLLPVLENSGTIMVGCTLEDCLKRFVSADQVENYNCSNCWHIAAIKFLSLQGAKETEIETLRTCSMQDSCTCHSLPHLERLPWSNNFVCTLKQLTVARCPKILCIHLQRASINHFGEPVKLQGHVRFPLILNMLPFTLEKLQCQSQKPSSSFDYFNVQSDTRMLKSIYGQSTYSMVLAANKRNIEHMETILGKSSLCDFIGYSDALHTDVRLEANDEGPSEPLLYSLVSVVEHFGRVGGGHYTVYRSVRSESLKECNGENLKPSLSSQWFCISDSNVNSVSEEDVLGAEASLLFYERIV, encoded by the exons ATG GCTCTGGCTAGCTGTTCATATTTCCAACCTTTTCTTCAAAATGTTATAAAGGAACGTGAATTATCAACCAATGAAGAGTGGACTGAAAGTTTGCAGCTTACAGTTGCTTTGGATGCTTTATTAGAAG AGTTATCTGCATTTGGTGAAAGGAGAAATGTAGTGAGTCCACGGAAAGTGATGCTTGCAATGGCTGATTCTATTCAAAATTTCAGTTTAACTAGTCAACAG GATGCTGAAGAAGCATTTCTTCATCTATTATCATCTTTAAGAGAGGAGTTTTCAGATTCTTATACTCCAAATCAGAGTTCTCTAGCAGATGCTTTTTCTTCTTCCAATTTTAGGGTTCTTGCTCCAAAGAGGATGGAATTCATGAATGAACAAGAAAGGTGGCAGCAATGGTTCCTAGGACCATTTAATGGGGTTCTTAGTAGCAGGTTAACTTGCCAAACTTGTTCATCTCAG ATTTCATTGAATTTCCAATTCTTTCACAGTTTGCCACTTTTGCCGGTGCTTGAAAATAGCGGTACAATT ATGGTGGGATGCACTCTGGAGGATTGTTTGAAGCGGTTCGTTAGTGCTGATCAAGTTGAGAATTATAACTGCAGCAACTGTTGGCACATTGCTGCAATAAAGTTTTTATCCTTACAAGGAGCAAAAGAG ACAGAGATTGAAACACTTAGAACGTGTTCTATGCAAGATTCTTGTACCTGCCATAGTCTTCCTCATCTGGAACGTCTGCCATGGTCAAATAATTTTGTATGCACCCTAAAACAGCTAACTGTTGCTCGCTGTCCAAAG ATCTTATGCATTCATTTACAACGTGCTTCAATAAATCATTTTGGAGAACCAGTCAAACTTCAG GGTCATGTCAGATTTCCCTTGATTTTAAACATGCTTCCATTCACATTGGAAAAGCTGCAATGTCAAAGTCAAAAGCCAAGCTCTTCATTCGACTATTTTAATGTCCAATCTGACACAAGAATGCTGAAGTCTATCTATGGGCAGAGTACTTACTCAATGGTCTTAGCAGCAAACAAGAGGAATATTGAACATATGGAAACCATCCTTGGAAAATCCAGTTTGTGCGATTTTATAGGATATTCGGATGCCCTGCACACAGATGTGAGGTTGGAAGCTAATGATGAG GGTCCTTCGGAACCTCTGTTATACAGTCTTGTTTCAGTTGTGGAGCACTTTGGAAGGGTGGGAGGTGGGCATTACACTGTTTACAGAAGTGTGAGATCTGAATCACTCAAGGAATGTAATGGTGAAAATCTGAAGCCGTCCCTCAGTTCCCAGTGGTTTTGTATATCGGACTCGAACGTAAACAGTGTGTCAGAGGAGGATGTTCTTGGTGCAGAAGCTAGCTTGCTCTTCTATGAGCGAATAGTATAG